In the Hordeum vulgare subsp. vulgare chromosome 7H, MorexV3_pseudomolecules_assembly, whole genome shotgun sequence genome, one interval contains:
- the LOC123411563 gene encoding potassium transporter 26-like, whose amino-acid sequence MEHQPPADHVVVQLSAAAVAAVDERSSTNHDDSAGATRRTFSQYYKMEHRKAPDFKWWQIGVLSYQSLGIIYGDLGTSPLYVFSTVTLPDPGEEDFLGILSLILWTLTLIGLLKYTFVVLHADDHGEGGTFALYSLLRQHVNFSGSMPMPVTRLASDINLKFHSKKKKLPSKMREFLERSTTAQSVITYVVLIATSMVMGDGALTPAISVLSAVQGIQSRSPKITQDHVVILSVIILIILFLFENYGTSKVSFAFSPIMLLWFLFVSLIGLYNIIEYYPSVLKAASPLHIITFFARNKRKAWEQLGAIVLCITGAEAMFADLGHFNKSSIQLGFSAVVYPSMILAYSGQAAFLIKNPSKLSTTFYSSTPELLFWPMFIIATLSAIVASQALISASFSIIRQSIALGCFPRVTMKHTSEKYEGQVYSPEVNYFLMITCILITYGFKGGPQIGQAFGTVVIWVMLFTTTLMTVVMVVIWQTNIIAVGLFFVVFFSIEGIYMTSLLNKVLQGGWVPFANTAFFLAITISWTYGRRKKNEYDAANLLGKQEFIKIVTGSSQVPGICIFCTDLMNGIPPIVRHYVKHTGSIREVMVFVTVRILPVRSVLPEERFLVDKLDHVGVYRCILQYGYMDNHNMDDDDFVVLVVASLKQIADNDEILLLDSAFTNGTSFVIGRTILKMSITRNCFKRFVINSLYRFLQKNFRSNMSSLKIAPGKTLQVGMHYEI is encoded by the exons ATGGAGCACCAGCCGCCAGCCGACCACGTCGTGGTCCAGCtgagcgccgccgccgtcgcggCCGTGGACGAGAGGAGCTCGACGAACCACGATGACAGCGCCGGCGCCACGCGCCGCACCTTCAGCCAGTACTACAAGATGGAGCACCGCAAAGCCCCG GATTTCAAGTGGTGGCAGATCGGGGTGCTGAGCTACCAGTCGCTGGGCATCATCTACGGCGACCTCGGGACGTCCCCGCTGTACGTGTTCTCGACCGTGACGCTGCCGGACCCGGGGGAGGAGGACTTCCTCGGCATCCTCAGCCTCATCCTCTGGACTCTCACCCTCATCGGCCTCCTCAAGTACACCTTCGTCGTGCTCCATGCAGACGACCATGGAGAAG GTGGTACTTTTGCCCTCTACTCGCTCCTGCGCCAGCATGTGAATTTTAGCGGAAGCATGCCGATGCCAGTCACACGGCTGGCATCCGACATTAATCTCAAGTTCCACAGCAAGAAGAAGAAACTGCCGTCTAAGATGCGTGAGTTCTTGGAAAGAAGCACAACAGCACAGTCAGTCATCACCTACGTCGTGCTGATCGCGACTTCCATGGTGATGGGCGATGGTGCTCTCACTCCAGCCATCTCAG TTCTGTCGGCTGTTCAAGGAATCCAATCAAGATCTCCTAAGATAACACAAG ATCATGTTGTCATTCTAAGCGTGATTATATTGATCATTCTATTCCTTTTCGAGAACTATGGGACAAGCAAAGTCAGCTTCGCTTTCTCTCCTATTATGCTCCTATGGTTCTTATTTGTCTCGCTCATTGGACTGTACAATATTATCGAGTATTACCCATCAGTTCTCAAAGCCGCGTCCCCACTCCACATAATAACTTTCTTCgcaaggaacaaaagaaaagcCTGGGAGCAACTTGGAGCAATCGTTCTATGCATAACAG GTGCCGAAGCTATGTTTGCTGACTTGGGTCACTTCAACAAGTCATCAATTCAG CTGGGATTTTCAGCAGTAGTTTATCCATCAATGATCCTTGCATATTCTGGCCAGGCAGCATTTTTGATCAAGAACCCTTCTAAGCTCAGCACAACGTTCTACAGTAGCACTCCAGAGCTGTTGTTTTGGCCCATGTTTATCATAGCTACTTTATCTGCTATTGTTGCAAGCCAGGCATTAATATCAGCCAGTTTCTCCATCATTCGACAATCAATTGCATTAGGTTGTTTTCCAAGGGTTACGATGAAGCATACCTCGGAAAAATATGAAGGCCAAGTATACTCTCCAGAGGTTAACTATTTCTTGATGATCACGTGCATCCTGATAACTTATGGGTTTAAAGGGGGGCCACAGATCGGGCAAGCCTTTG GCACAGTAGTGATATGGGTTATGCTGTTTACAACAACCCTCATGACAGTTGTCATGGTTGTCATCTGGCAAACTAACATCATAGCAGTCGGCCTGTTTTTCGTTGTCTTCTTCTCCATTGAAGGGATTTACATGACCTCACTTCTAAACAAGGTCTTACAAGGTGGCTGGGTTCCATTTGCAAATACTGCATTTTTCCTTGCAATTACAATTTCTTGGACTTATGGGAGACGCAAGAAGAATGAATATGATGCAGCCAACTTGTTGGGTAAGCAGGAGTTCATTAAAATAGTAACGGGTAGCAGCCAGGTACCTGGGATATGCATCTTTTGCACAGACTTGATGAATGGCATTCCACCTATTGTTCGTCACTATGTTAAGCACACGGGTTCCATCCGTGAAGTGATGGTGTTTGTCACTGTGAGGATTCTTCCAGTGAGATCTGTCCTTCCAGAAGAGCGCTTCCTCGTAGACAAACTAGATCATGTTGGTGTTTATAGGTGCATACTCCAATATGGCTATATGGATAACCACAACATGGATGATGATGACTTCGTTGTATTAGTTGTTGCATCCCTCAAGCAAATAGCGGACAATGATGAGATCTTACTGTTGGATTCAGCTTTCACAAATGGAACAAGCTTTGTGATTGGAAGGACTATTCTAAAGATGAGCATCACACGGAACTGCTTCAAGCGCTTTGTTATTAATAGCCTTTACAGGTTCCTGCAGAAGAATTTCAGGTCCAACATGTCCAGTTTAAAGATAGCTCCTGGCAAAACCTTGCAGGTTGGAATGCACTATGAGATCTGA
- the LOC123411561 gene encoding 3-oxoacyl-[acyl-carrier-protein] reductase FabG-like — MASSLPEKAGVSPWSKLEGQVVLVTGASSGIGRDFCLDLARAGCRVVAAARRADRLRSLCDEINASAAAVASLPWAVAVELDVAAGGSAVEAAVQRAWDAFGRIDVLINNAGLRGGVHSSLDWPEDEWDKLIKTNLTGLWLVAKHVCRHMRDAKIKGSVINISSVAGLNRGNLPGSIGYASSKSAVHSVTKLMALELGAYGIRVNAIAPGIFQSEITAPLLQKRWLSTVVSKIVPLKTNGTTDPALTSLVRFLIHEKASYITGNIFIVDSGVTVPGVPIFSSL, encoded by the exons ATGGCGTCGTCACTGCCGGAGAAGGCTGGGGTTTCCCCGTGGAGCAAGCTGGAAGGGCAGGTTGTGCTGGTGACGGGCGCCTCCTCCGGCATCGGCCGCGATTTCTGCCTAGACCTGGCGCGCGCGGGCTGCCGGGTCGTCGCCGCCGCGCGCCGCGCCGACCGCCTCCGCTCCCTCTGCGACGAGATCAACGCATCCGCCGCCGCGGTCGCCAGCCTTCCCTGGGCGGTGGCCGTCGAGCTCGATGTCGCCGCCGGAGGGTCCGCCGTCGAGGCGGCGGTGCAGAGGGCCTGGGACGCCTTCGGCCGCATCGACGTCTTGATCAACAACGCCGGCCTCCGAG GAGGTGTTCATTCCTCACTGGATTGGCCTGAGGATGAGTGGGATAAACTCATCAAGACAAACCTTACCGGATTATGGCTCGTCGCCAAGCATGTATGTAGACACATGCGTGATGCCAAGATAAAGGGTTCAGTTATCAACATTTCGTCTGTTGCTGGCCTCAACCGTGGCAATCTGCCTGGCTCCATTGGATACGCATCCTCCAAGTCGGCCGTGCATTCCGTCACAAAG CTAATGGCTTTGGAACTAGGAGCGTATGGAATTAGAGTGAACGCAATTGCGCCTGGAATATTCCAGTCAGAGATAACTGCTCCTCTGTTGCAAAAGAGATGGTTGAGCACTGTCGTTTCGAAGATTGTGCCACTTAAGACAAATGGCACTACTGATCCAGCATTGACATCGCTGGTTCGTTTTCTGATCCATGAAAAGGCATCATATATAACTGGCAACATCTTCATCGTAGATTCAGGCGTCACCGTACCTGGTGTTCCAATATTCTCTTCTCTGTAA